The nucleotide sequence CCCGTTAAGCGGACAGGGCGGCGCCTCTGCCCTCGAATCTGCGGCATATCTTGCAAACAAGCTAAAAAAATTGACATACAATGAGAAATTTCCCAGCGACGAACAGATCCAAGCTGCGTTCGCCGACTTCGAGCAGAATCGAAGATCCAGGACTGAAAGTCTAATGAACGACGGCCATGGCCTAGCGCGTTTAGAATCTCTAGACAATGCGTTTCTGAGGTTCCTAATGCTTCATATTGTCAGTAGGATTTCTGAGGGGTATCTCCAATCCATGCTTGCGGAAGCATGCGCACCCGGAGTGTCTTTGGAATACTTGCCATTGCCATCCAAGCGAGGCATAGTACCTTATGAAGACGAACTTCACATTCGGCCTCAAAGGCGAAAAGTACACTCGACTGTCATCTGGACTTCGACGTTTATCCTGCTTGGACTAGTTCAATTCGTTGCATTCCGGGAAACCCCGGCTGCCAACAGGGTTTTGGTCAGCCAAGCTAGTCCAGAAGCAAATTGGGCATGGAATTCAGAATATCAGAGTCGGGATGCTTTGCCACCTTTGCAAATGTACACTGCTATCTCTGCTATAGCAGTTAATGCACTCTGGTGTCTGGAATCATACCGCAGCCAATTCTTGATAGGACCACTTTGCAGGTGAGGTCTTTTTAACCATACCCATTGCTATCGCAAGCTGACGATGCTAGTGCCGTTCCATTCATATTGCTTGCATCCTTTACCGGCTGGAACGTTGCAATGCCCGTGTATTTCGCGCTTTATATCCTGCTCAGTCACCGAAAAGCATTCTATTATCCATCTCCGAGGGCTATAGAACTTCCAGCCGCCAAAGCCTTACCAATTGCCTTAGTCCTTGTGTATCCAATCGCTATCTATCGTGCTTTCGCTGAGGCTTCCATGAACGCCTCGGAGATTTCGTCTGGGGGATTTCGGTTTCAACCACTGCTAGTCGCCCACGCTAGTCTTCCCTTCACAGTTACCCTCGTCAAGGAAATTTTTAAGAGAGCGACCGAGGCTCCGAAAGAACCAAATGGGATATGGGGGAATGCGGATATTCCACATGTCTCGCGATATCAGGACTTGATCTTCTTCACTGTCAGCGCTGTACATTTGCTGTTTATCGCGACTTTTCCGCTACATTCAAGTCCACAGATTCCTCACTATAAGTACGCCACAGATGAAGCTGTGATTCAGTTCGTTTTCTCCGGCCTATATATAAAATTGTGGCTGCTATTTACTGTTTGGGATTTGCGGCGAGTTCGCGCAACGAACATCAGCTGGAAGAAGGCAGTACTCTACATCACACTAGGAACATTCATGGTTGGCCCGGCCGGCTGTCTCGTTGCGGCCTGGAAATGGCGAGAACGGACATTGGGGAGATTGCGGACAAGGAAGGGCGAGACTAAGACGAAGTCGGAACTTAAGGCCGTATAATAATGCTGGATAGAAAGGACGACGTGACAACGTACTCGTTTTGCTCGAAACTGTTGAGAGTTTTGTCTGGCTTTGGTTTAACCTTCTGCGCTGCATAAGGCTATATCATAGATGTATAGAAAGGATGCAGATAGAATGCGAAAAGTTAAAGTTCATAAATATTGGAATTCTTTATGGAATGCGTCATATTAATGATGTAGCTCAACTGAGACTCGCTGACAGCGAGATCGAGATGCCGTCTCCTCTTCCTGCCACTATCActgcattttttttttctacaTTCCAAGCTGCTCGTTAGACATATAGTGCGACCCTCCTGCGCATCGATAGCCAGATTCCTGCTTGATCCACTGGAAGCCAGCACAACAAACTCCCATTTCCCGCAGCTTTTTCTGGACTTTTTGTTCCTGCTTTCGACgtttctgttcttcttctcgctgCTTTTTCAGACGCTCAAGTTCGTCTTCATAGGCTCTGCGCTCCAGTTCATGCTTTAAACGTTCCTGTTCATGACGCTTCATGGCATCATCGTTGTGGTCTTGGTCTTGTTTCACTCGGTTCGCCGCATCTGTCTCCTTCCGTTGAGCGTTCTCAACTGCTTTGCTTGTCgcgttttcttcttcaagaagTTTTTGGTACTGTTTTTCTCGAGCTTCCTCTGCGGCCTTGTCCTGTTGCAGCCGGGTCCACACATCATCTGTCACGCCGGGATCTCGAAGTTTTTTTACATCAACTGGAGGCTGAGACGACTCAAGCTGCTGTTCTTGCTCTTCCTCAGGTGGCCGCTGATGCGAGTGTGTATTGAATGATGTTTTGGTAGGATGTGTATGAGGGGCCTGCATATTCATCGCGAAACTATTCTGCAAAGCAGGAGTGTGTCCATTGGAAAGTGATGTTGTTTGACGGTGCATGCGTTCAGTAATCATACGGTCTGCCTCGCTGAGAACGATCTTCTGATCCACGACAAAACAATTATTAGTGATGGACTTCACAGCGTTGCGGAAGATGGCCTGTGCCAGAGTCTCTACATCGCGCGCATTCGCCCAGTTGGAGATCTGGGCTAGTGCCGAGAAACGTGCCTTCAGGTCTTCGAGGAATGGGAGCGTTGGATGTTCCAATGCGTCCATATTGACGTTTCCGAGGCGCTGGTTCAGCTTATGCTTCTGAGAACTGAGCAATGTAGTCAATAGATTGACACAAGCATTGGCATCGAGGTTTTGAAACGAGATGGATTCCGGAAAGCGGCTCGTCAGTCCGGGGTTAAGCGCCATGAGTCCGTTGATTTCGCCATCATATCCAGCAAGGATAATAATCAGTTTCTGCTTGAACTTAGGCTTGGTAATGCAATCGACCATCTCGTTTATTGCATCCTTTGCATAAGGGCCTTCTCCCAGGCGATACGCCTCGTCCACAAGCAGTACCCTTCCCAGTGCCTTTTCTAAGAGGGCTTGAGTCTTTGGGCTCGTCTCACCGAGATACTGGCCGATGAGGTCGGTCGCAGAGCTTTCGATCACATCCGCGGAAGACAAAAATCCCATGTCATAATAAACCTTGCCCATTTTCCTTGCGGTAGTAGTCTTCCCAGTTCCTATATAAGAATGCGTCAGTATGAGTGAAACTGGACGTTCAATGTCAATTTAAAACCTACCAGGAGGCCCACGAAACAGGAAATTGAAAGGAATCTGGTCACGGGGATCTATATCCAACTTGCGCATGTTCCGTACCGTTTGACGATATCCTTCGAGCTGCTCCACAATTTTCTCACAGCCAACGTTGCCAGCAAAGAGCATGGGGATATTTGTTTCTGCACGCTCCCCCCGGTCGTACTCCTTGTCGAAATCCTGCGGCTCGAACCTGGAAGTGTTTGTGGATAGCCTTCCCGACGCTCTTTCAGCTGACAATCGTTGCTGATGCCGGACTTTTGCGCCATTCAGCAGAATATCGATTTCTCCCGCATTCCCAAAGTTTGGCCGATTGCGAGCTCGAGCCAGGACTTCCAATGCCACCTTCCTACCCTGAGCCGTCGTCTCAAATGCCTGCTGCTTCAGCTTGAGATCCAAAACCTGACCAAGCTCGTCATCAGTGAAGTCCTCAAAAATGAAGGCCGAGTCCATGGGGAATCGTCGTCCAAGTCCGGGGTTAACATTCTGAAACATTTCCATCATCTGGTCCTGATAACCAAGGAGAAGTACGCATCGGTCATCGCCCGGTGTGCTCTGCACCTCGGCCACAATTGTATCCACTACCGAACTTCTATAAGGATCTGTCGATGCTCCGCTGCCATTGCGACCGCCGCCTCCAGCAAGCCCGTAGGCTTCATCAATAACGAGTACCTTTCCGACAGTGGATGCTAGGACTCCCTTGGTATTTTTCTCGGATTCGCCCAGGACAGAACCGACAAAATCGGCGGGGGTTTTGACGACAACTATACAGACAGGTCAGCAAATATCCGGAGAGTGTGTAATGAAAGCGACAACTCACCTTCTCCGCTAGACAACATGCCAAGATCAACCAGTATCT is from Aspergillus chevalieri M1 DNA, chromosome 8, nearly complete sequence and encodes:
- a CDS encoding FAD-dependent oxidoreductase (COG:S;~EggNog:ENOG410PM0T;~InterPro:IPR036188,IPR002938;~PFAM:PF01494;~TransMembrane:8 (o27-49i474-492o527-544i556-585o605-623i689-707o727-746i758-779o);~go_function: GO:0071949 - FAD binding [Evidence IEA]) — its product is MILILREARKVTKFKTRLEWHRLDSTVLWAMATFSVLIVGGSVAGLALANMLERYGIEYTLIEKHEVIAPQLGASFTMLPQAARILDQLGCFGKIRTLGTPVNDGGLFGPGGNPLNIDPNAGDNLEALLGYKMWAVERRQLVDILYQNLADKSRIHTSCGALKLDCLEHGVRVETQNGRVFTGSIVVGADGVHSRIRQEMWRIADTESDDIRIKKDQSAIKSTYSCIFGISEDLDQSGITSTSRTCFQGRNYLYQRSAHGKLYWFAFSKNVEKGRDIPRYTDEDTERAISRFGDDVLQPGITLRKLYEHRTHAVLLPLEEYVLSRCYYRRIILIGDSLHKIHPLSGQGGASALESAAYLANKLKKLTYNEKFPSDEQIQAAFADFEQNRRSRTESLMNDGHGLARLESLDNAFLRFLMLHIVSRISEGYLQSMLAEACAPGVSLEYLPLPSKRGIVPYEDELHIRPQRRKVHSTVIWTSTFILLGLVQFVAFRETPAANRVLVSQASPEANWAWNSEYQSRDALPPLQMYTAISAIAVNALWCLESYRSQFLIGPLCSAVPFILLASFTGWNVAMPVYFALYILLSHRKAFYYPSPRAIELPAAKALPIALVLVYPIAIYRAFAEASMNASEISSGGFRFQPLLVAHASLPFTVTLVKEIFKRATEAPKEPNGIWGNADIPHVSRYQDLIFFTVSAVHLLFIATFPLHSSPQIPHYKYATDEAVIQFVFSGLYIKLWLLFTVWDLRRVRATNISWKKAVLYITLGTFMVGPAGCLVAAWKWRERTLGRLRTRKGETKTKSELKAV